One window of the Fusobacterium animalis 7_1 genome contains the following:
- the xseA gene encoding exodeoxyribonuclease VII large subunit, whose protein sequence is MEKIYSVSEFNRMVKSYIDDIDDFQEFFIEGEISNITYYKSGHLYFSIKDSKSQIKCAAFNYKLKRIPEDLKEGDLIKLFGDVGFYEVRGEFQVLVRYIEKQNTLGSLYAKLEKVKEKLSELGYFDEKHKRDLPKFPKNIGVVTALTGAALQDIIKTTRKRFDSINIYIYPAKVQGIGAEQEIIKGIETLNKIEEIDFIIAGRGGGSIEDLWAFNEEEVAMAFFNSKKPIISAVGHEIDFLLSDLTADKRAATPTQAIELSVPEKESLLDDLKAREIYITKLLKSYVDNMKRELLLRVENYHLKNFPNTINNLRESVVEKEIQLKEIMESFLAQKRNIFETKIDKISVLNPINTLKRGYTVSQVKNKRIDVLDDIEINDEMVTILKDGKVISIVKEKIYEKNTN, encoded by the coding sequence GTGGAAAAAATATATTCAGTATCAGAATTCAACAGAATGGTAAAAAGCTATATAGATGATATTGATGATTTTCAAGAATTTTTTATTGAAGGTGAGATTTCAAACATAACTTATTATAAAAGTGGACATCTATATTTTTCAATAAAAGATAGTAAATCACAAATTAAATGTGCAGCTTTTAATTATAAATTAAAAAGAATTCCTGAGGATTTAAAAGAGGGAGATTTAATAAAATTATTTGGTGATGTAGGTTTCTATGAAGTAAGAGGAGAATTTCAAGTTTTAGTTAGATATATAGAAAAACAAAATACTTTGGGTAGTCTTTATGCAAAACTAGAAAAAGTAAAAGAAAAATTATCAGAACTTGGATATTTTGACGAAAAACATAAAAGAGATTTACCTAAATTTCCTAAAAATATTGGAGTTGTAACAGCTTTAACAGGAGCAGCACTTCAAGATATTATTAAAACAACAAGAAAAAGATTTGATTCAATAAATATATATATTTATCCAGCAAAAGTACAAGGTATTGGTGCAGAACAAGAAATTATAAAAGGTATTGAAACATTAAATAAAATTGAAGAAATAGACTTTATTATTGCAGGTAGAGGTGGAGGAAGTATAGAAGATTTATGGGCATTTAATGAAGAAGAAGTTGCAATGGCATTTTTTAATTCAAAAAAGCCTATAATATCAGCAGTAGGGCATGAAATAGATTTCTTACTATCTGATTTAACAGCTGATAAAAGAGCTGCAACTCCTACCCAAGCAATAGAGCTTTCTGTTCCAGAAAAAGAAAGTCTGTTAGATGATTTAAAAGCTAGAGAAATTTATATAACTAAGTTATTAAAATCTTATGTTGATAATATGAAAAGAGAATTGTTGTTAAGAGTAGAAAATTATCATCTTAAAAATTTTCCAAATACAATAAATAATTTAAGAGAAAGTGTAGTTGAAAAAGAAATACAATTAAAAGAAATAATGGAAAGTTTTTTAGCACAGAAAAGAAATATTTTTGAAACAAAAATAGATAAGATTTCAGTTTTAAATCCTATAAATACTTTAAAAAGAGGATATACTGTAAGTCAAGTAAAAAATAAAAGAATAGATGTCTTAGATGATATAGAAATCAATGACGAAATGGTAACTATATTAAAAGATGGAAAAGTAATAAGCATAGTTAAGGAGAAAATATATGAAAAAAATACTAATTAG
- a CDS encoding tetratricopeptide repeat protein, whose amino-acid sequence MKKILISLFLIISVIGLSESERETGITAERNETPVTQTETSTSTESGTDDGGETVENPEQPKTTAGFYEYRPQSLIQLDEQMKSAGRGSVGQLNARYEHELNAYLEMYSYDSDRIFYLANEYMLLNNYSRANKIFLKDNKDIKNVFGAATTYRFMGQNENAIQKYTQAISMNPNFAESYLGRGLANRNLDNYDSAVNDLQTYISKTGAHDGYVALADVYFKMGKNKEAYNIASQGLAKYRDSRILRVLANNILKNKID is encoded by the coding sequence ATGAAAAAAATACTAATTAGTTTATTTTTAATAATATCAGTGATAGGTCTTTCAGAAAGTGAAAGAGAAACTGGAATAACTGCTGAAAGAAATGAAACACCAGTCACTCAAACAGAAACTTCAACTTCTACTGAGAGTGGTACTGATGATGGAGGAGAAACAGTAGAAAATCCTGAACAACCAAAAACAACTGCTGGATTTTATGAATATAGACCACAAAGTTTAATACAATTAGATGAACAAATGAAAAGTGCAGGGCGTGGTTCAGTAGGACAATTAAATGCAAGATATGAACATGAATTAAATGCCTATTTAGAAATGTATTCTTATGATAGTGATAGAATTTTTTATCTAGCTAATGAGTATATGCTACTTAACAATTACAGTAGAGCTAATAAAATCTTCTTAAAAGACAATAAAGATATTAAAAATGTTTTTGGAGCAGCTACTACATATAGATTTATGGGGCAAAATGAAAATGCAATACAAAAATATACACAAGCAATATCTATGAATCCAAACTTTGCAGAGTCTTATTTAGGTAGAGGTTTAGCAAATAGAAATTTAGATAATTATGACAGTGCAGTTAATGATTTACAAACATATATTTCTAAAACAGGAGCACACGATGGATACGTTGCTCTGGCAGATGTGTATTTCAAAATGGGTAAAAATAAAGAGGCATATAATATTGCTAGCCAAGGCTTAGCTAAATATAGAGATTCTAGAATATTAAGAGTCTTAGCTAACAATATATTAAAAAATAAAATTGATTAA
- the dprA gene encoding DNA-processing protein DprA yields MNYNFITINDDVYPECLKEISNPPLKLYYKGNLDLLKEERLIAVVGTRNPSSYGKLCCEYMVKKMTSANITVVSGFAKGIDSIAHKTSLLTDGKTIAVIASGLDIVYPASNLSLYREIEEKGLILSEYEAGVKPFKSNFPQRNRIIAGLSKGTIVVESKNRGGSLITADLALEFNRDVYAVPGDVFSEYSKGCNNLIRDSRAKSLSNINELLEDYSWEVEEKNDNNKYTKNQILILNCLSSEKNLDGILAETKIKETEILAELMTLEIMGVIKSITGGRYKKIL; encoded by the coding sequence ATGAATTATAATTTTATTACAATAAATGATGATGTGTATCCTGAGTGTTTAAAAGAAATTTCTAATCCCCCTTTAAAATTATATTATAAAGGAAATTTAGATTTATTAAAAGAAGAAAGACTAATTGCAGTTGTGGGGACAAGAAATCCAAGCTCTTATGGAAAATTATGTTGTGAATATATGGTTAAAAAAATGACCAGTGCTAATATAACGGTAGTTAGTGGCTTTGCAAAAGGAATTGATAGTATAGCACATAAAACTTCTCTGCTTACTGATGGGAAAACAATAGCTGTTATTGCATCTGGGCTTGATATAGTTTATCCAGCTTCTAATCTAAGTCTATACAGAGAAATAGAGGAAAAAGGCTTAATTTTAAGTGAATATGAAGCAGGAGTTAAACCTTTTAAATCAAATTTTCCTCAAAGAAATAGGATTATTGCTGGGCTTTCAAAAGGAACAATAGTAGTTGAAAGTAAAAATAGAGGTGGTAGTCTAATCACTGCTGATTTAGCTTTAGAATTTAATAGAGATGTATATGCTGTTCCAGGTGATGTTTTTTCTGAATATTCAAAAGGATGCAATAATCTTATAAGAGATTCAAGAGCTAAATCTCTTTCAAATATCAATGAATTATTAGAAGATTACTCTTGGGAAGTTGAAGAAAAAAATGATAATAATAAATATACAAAAAATCAAATACTTATTTTAAATTGTCTTTCATCTGAAAAAAATCTTGATGGTATTCTGGCAGAAACAAAAATTAAAGAAACAGAAATACTTGCTGAATTAATGACATTAGAAATAATGGGAGTTATAAAAAGTATTACAGGAGGAAGATATAAAAAAATCTTGTAA
- the topA gene encoding type I DNA topoisomerase — MLELAKKLDKNKLVIVESPAKAKTIEKILGRTYKVISSYGHIIDLPKTKIGVDVNDNFKPSYHTIKGKGPIIKQLKEAAKKADKIYLASDPDREGESIAWHIANTLKLDHNEKNRIEFHEITERAIKDAVKNPKKINISRVNSQQARRILDRLVGYEISPFLWKLISPNTSAGRVQSVALKIICELEDKIKNFVPEKYWDIKGIFDEKYNLNLYKIDNEKIDKLKDEKLLDRVKKDLKKKYEVISSKITKKIKNPPLPLKTSTLQQLASSYLGFSASKTMTVAQKLYEGVSIKGEHKGLITYMRTDSTRISDEAKEMAKEYIIKNFGKEYLGSTSTKAKKNNKNVQDAHEGIRPTDINLIPQNIMQYLDKDQFKLYNLIWQRFLISQLASMKYEQFEYILEKDKIQYRGSINKIIFDGYYKVFKEDENLPIGDFPEIKEGDKFTLDKLDIKEDYTKPPARLTESSLVKTLEAEGIGRPSTYASIIDTLKKREYVKLQNKSFVPTEIGYEVKTQLDKFFPNIMNIKFTAKLEDELDEVDSGDKNWIDLLKVFYTELQKYEEKCKSVVEEELEKLVISDVLDKNGKPMIMKIGRFGRYLASQDTESKENISLKGIDISLEDIKKGKIFVKKQIEELSKKKEGQKTDIILDNGSRLLLKYGRFGAYLESENYKEDNIRKTIPKEIKTKIDNNTIKKENDILCLKDMFDKIEKEEAEILKKAGKCEKCGRPFKIKNGRWGKFLACTGYPECKNIKKISKDK, encoded by the coding sequence GTGTTAGAATTGGCTAAAAAGTTGGATAAGAATAAATTAGTAATAGTGGAATCACCAGCTAAAGCTAAAACAATAGAAAAAATTTTAGGAAGAACATATAAAGTAATTTCATCTTATGGGCATATAATTGATTTACCTAAAACTAAAATAGGTGTTGATGTAAATGATAATTTTAAACCTTCTTACCATACTATCAAAGGTAAAGGACCAATAATTAAACAATTAAAAGAAGCAGCTAAAAAGGCAGATAAAATATATCTTGCATCTGACCCTGATAGAGAGGGAGAATCAATAGCTTGGCATATAGCTAATACATTAAAACTTGACCATAATGAAAAAAATAGAATAGAATTTCACGAAATTACTGAAAGAGCAATAAAAGATGCTGTTAAAAATCCTAAAAAAATTAATATATCAAGAGTTAATTCTCAACAAGCTAGAAGAATTTTAGATAGACTTGTAGGTTATGAAATAAGTCCATTTTTATGGAAACTTATTTCTCCTAATACAAGTGCAGGTAGAGTTCAATCTGTTGCACTAAAAATAATTTGTGAATTAGAAGATAAAATTAAAAATTTTGTTCCAGAAAAATATTGGGATATAAAAGGAATTTTTGATGAAAAATATAATCTAAATCTATATAAAATTGATAATGAGAAAATAGATAAACTAAAAGATGAAAAATTACTTGATAGAGTAAAAAAAGATTTAAAAAAGAAGTATGAAGTTATTTCATCTAAAATAACAAAGAAAATTAAAAATCCACCTTTACCATTGAAAACAAGTACTTTACAGCAATTAGCTTCATCATATTTAGGTTTTTCTGCAAGTAAAACTATGACAGTCGCACAAAAACTATATGAAGGAGTCAGTATAAAAGGAGAACATAAGGGACTTATTACTTATATGAGAACTGACTCTACAAGAATTTCAGATGAAGCAAAAGAAATGGCAAAAGAGTATATTATTAAAAATTTTGGTAAAGAGTATTTAGGTTCAACAAGTACCAAAGCTAAGAAAAATAATAAGAATGTACAAGATGCACATGAAGGAATTAGACCGACTGATATTAATTTAATTCCTCAAAATATAATGCAATATTTAGATAAAGATCAGTTTAAGTTATATAATCTAATATGGCAAAGATTTTTAATATCTCAACTGGCCAGTATGAAGTATGAGCAATTTGAATATATTTTAGAAAAAGATAAAATTCAATACAGAGGAAGTATAAATAAAATAATTTTTGATGGATACTATAAAGTATTTAAAGAAGATGAGAATTTACCAATAGGAGATTTCCCAGAAATAAAAGAAGGAGATAAATTTACTCTTGATAAATTAGATATTAAAGAAGATTATACTAAACCTCCTGCAAGGCTTACTGAATCATCATTGGTAAAAACTCTTGAAGCAGAAGGAATTGGTAGACCTTCAACTTATGCAAGTATAATAGATACTTTAAAAAAGAGAGAATATGTAAAATTACAAAATAAGAGTTTTGTTCCAACAGAAATAGGCTATGAAGTCAAAACTCAACTTGATAAATTTTTTCCTAATATTATGAATATAAAATTTACTGCTAAATTGGAAGATGAATTAGATGAAGTTGATAGTGGAGATAAAAATTGGATAGATTTATTAAAAGTTTTTTATACTGAATTACAAAAATATGAAGAAAAATGTAAATCTGTTGTAGAAGAAGAATTAGAAAAATTAGTTATATCTGATGTTCTTGATAAAAATGGAAAACCTATGATAATGAAAATCGGTAGATTTGGAAGATATCTTGCTTCACAAGATACTGAAAGCAAAGAAAATATTTCATTAAAAGGTATAGATATTTCTCTTGAAGATATAAAAAAAGGTAAGATATTTGTAAAAAAACAAATAGAAGAATTGAGTAAGAAAAAAGAAGGACAAAAAACTGATATTATTTTAGATAATGGTTCAAGACTACTATTAAAATATGGTAGATTTGGTGCATATTTGGAAAGTGAAAATTATAAAGAAGATAATATTAGAAAAACTATTCCAAAGGAAATAAAAACTAAAATTGATAATAATACAATAAAAAAAGAAAATGATATTTTATGTTTAAAGGATATGTTTGACAAAATTGAAAAAGAAGAAGCTGAGATATTAAAGAAGGCTGGAAAATGTGAAAAATGTGGTAGACCATTTAAAATTAAAAATGGAAGATGGGGTAAATTTTTAGCTTGTACAGGCTATCCTGAATGTAAAAATATTAAAAAAATAAGTAAAGATAAATAA
- the trmFO gene encoding methylenetetrahydrofolate--tRNA-(uracil(54)-C(5))-methyltransferase (FADH(2)-oxidizing) TrmFO — MEKEVIVVGAGLAGSEAAYQLAKRGIKVKLYEMKAKKKTPAHSKDYYCELVCSNSLGSDSLENASGLMKEELRILGSLLIDVADKNRVPAGQALAVDRDGFSEEVTRILKNMENIEIIEEEFIEIPNDKIVIIASGPLTSDKLFEKISEITGEESLYFYDAAAPIVTFESIDMNRAYFQSRYGKGDGEYINCPMDKKEYYNFYNELIKAERAELKNFEKEKLFDACMPIEKIAMSGEKTMTFGPLKPKGLINPRTEKMDYAVVQLRQDDKEGKLYNIVGFQTNLKFGEQKRVFSMIPGLENAEFIRYGVMHRNTFINSTKLLDKTLRLKNRDNIYFAGQITGGEGYVTAIATGMYVAMNVANRLENKEEFILEDISEIGAIVNYITEEKKKFQPMGANFGIIRNLDENIRDKKEKYRKLSERAIEYLKNSIKGV, encoded by the coding sequence ATGGAAAAAGAGGTTATAGTTGTAGGAGCTGGTCTTGCAGGTTCAGAGGCAGCCTATCAACTAGCTAAAAGAGGAATAAAAGTAAAGTTATATGAAATGAAAGCTAAGAAGAAAACTCCTGCCCACTCAAAAGATTATTATTGTGAATTAGTATGTAGTAATTCTTTAGGAAGTGATAGTTTAGAAAATGCCTCTGGACTTATGAAAGAAGAATTAAGAATTTTAGGTTCATTATTAATAGATGTAGCTGATAAAAATAGAGTTCCAGCAGGACAAGCACTTGCAGTTGATAGAGATGGTTTTTCAGAAGAAGTTACTAGGATTTTAAAAAATATGGAAAACATAGAAATAATAGAAGAAGAATTTATAGAAATTCCTAATGATAAAATTGTAATTATTGCAAGTGGACCTTTGACTTCTGATAAACTTTTTGAAAAAATAAGTGAAATTACAGGAGAGGAAAGTTTGTATTTTTATGATGCTGCTGCACCTATTGTAACCTTTGAAAGTATAGATATGAACAGAGCATATTTTCAATCAAGATATGGAAAAGGTGATGGAGAATATATAAACTGTCCTATGGATAAGAAAGAATACTATAATTTCTACAATGAACTTATAAAAGCTGAAAGAGCTGAGCTTAAAAATTTTGAAAAAGAAAAATTATTTGATGCCTGTATGCCTATTGAAAAGATTGCAATGAGTGGAGAAAAAACAATGACTTTTGGACCTTTAAAACCAAAGGGGCTTATCAATCCAAGAACAGAAAAAATGGATTATGCAGTTGTTCAATTAAGACAAGATGATAAAGAAGGAAAGCTATATAATATAGTAGGCTTCCAAACTAATTTAAAATTTGGAGAACAAAAAAGAGTTTTTTCTATGATACCAGGTTTAGAAAATGCAGAATTTATAAGATATGGAGTAATGCATAGGAATACTTTTATCAATTCAACAAAACTTTTAGATAAAACTTTGAGACTAAAAAATAGAGACAATATTTATTTTGCAGGACAAATAACAGGTGGGGAAGGTTATGTAACTGCGATAGCTACTGGAATGTATGTTGCAATGAATGTGGCTAATAGATTAGAAAATAAAGAAGAATTTATTTTAGAAGATATTTCAGAAATCGGAGCAATAGTAAATTATATAACAGAAGAAAAGAAAAAATTTCAACCTATGGGGGCAAATTTTGGAATTATAAGAAATTTAGATGAAAATATAAGAGATAAAAAAGAAAAATATAGAAAATTATCTGAAAGAGCTATTGAATATTTAAAAAATTCTATAAAAGGTGTATAA